Below is a window of Pseudomonadota bacterium DNA.
ATGGTGAAACTGAAATATTCCTCCATACCCGAGAACAAGGTTAAGGCTTGTTGCAAGGAGCCCGGTGAGTAAAATAATGGATAACAGGTAGAGGTAAAACCTCGGTAAAATGAGGGGTAAAAGGAACATGAGAATAAGAGTAACAGCCCACCAGATATGACCCCTTCCCTCTAACATGCCTTTCAACATATAACGCTCCTGATTACCATGTAGATTTGAGAAGCCCTGTAGGTCTGAATAATAACACTACAATCACTGCGGCATAGGGAAAGACTATCCCAAATTGAGACCAGATCAGGATACCCAGCGACTGCGTCAGGCCAAAGATGAGAGCACCAAGAAGCGCTCCCCAGATATTACCCAAACCACCTATAATCACAATGAGAAATGCCTCTATAATAAGTGTATGGTCCATCCCCAGCGTTACACTCACCGTAGGTGCAACCAGTGCCCCGCCAAGTCCTGCCAGAAGACAGCCTATAACAAATACTATGGCAAAGACCCAACTTACATTGATACCAACGGCACCAACCATTTCCCTATCAACTGCAGCAGCCCGCGAGATCTTTCCTATCTTTGTTTTGTTTACGATGAGCCATAGAGCGACCGCTACAATAGGTCCAATGATAAGAAGGAAAAGATTGTAAAGAGGGAAGGGCAACCCTCCAAACAGGTTAACAAATCCCTGAAAAACTTGGGGTACCGGTACTGATTTGTACTCA
It encodes the following:
- a CDS encoding branched-chain amino acid ABC transporter permease; its protein translation is MGLSRTTILFIVSSGLSLILGVLRIPNIAHGSLYMIGAFMAFTISKVFGGGDAGFWLALVGAPLGVALVSLIAERGLFQYLYEREHLMLLLLTFAVSLIFGDLVKIVWGAEYKSVPVPQVFQGFVNLFGGLPFPLYNLFLLIIGPIVAVALWLIVNKTKIGKISRAAAVDREMVGAVGINVSWVFAIVFVIGCLLAGLGGALVAPTVSVTLGMDHTLIIEAFLIVIIGGLGNIWGALLGALIFGLTQSLGILIWSQFGIVFPYAAVIVVLLFRPTGLLKSTW